In Thermodesulfobacteriota bacterium, the genomic stretch ATGCCGAAGACCCCGCACTCGTCGTTGAACCTGTCTTTTCTGAAAGGGCTCATCAGTAAACCGGAACCTTATCTGGAACCCATGTATTTTTCAAACGCGCCGGACCAGGCGTCCCTGACCCTGTCCAGGCCTATATCGATGAATCTTCCTATTTTGAGGGACGTCCCGCCGACCCTGCCTATCACCCTGAACGGGGCCCCGGCCTTTTCCGCTATGGCCTTCATTTCATCGAGGTCGTCTTCCGCAAGGCTTATTACTATCCTCGACTGGGCCTCGCCGAACAGCGCGTCGTCGGCCCTGAGCCCCCCAGCTTCCATCTCGACCGCCGCGCCGACCGGCCCGTCCGGGTTAAGGCACGCCTCGGCAAGGGCGACAGCGAGGCCGCCGTCCGAGACGTCGTGCGCGGAGGATATTATACCAGCCCTGATGCCCTTCAAACAAGCATCATGGACCGACTTCTCAAGGGCAAGGTCCAGCGCCGGCGGGGTCCCTTTCTCCATGCCGTGGACCGAATAGAGGTATTCGCTCCCGCCGAGGCCCGGCCCGTCATTGCCGAGGAGCCCTATTAGGCCGCCCTCTGAAAGGAACCACTGCCTCGTGTGGCAGGCCGCCTTTTCTATAAGCCCCACCATGCCTATGGCCGGGGTGGGCTGTACGGAAACCCCCGACGTCTCGTTATATAGGCTTACGTTGCCGCTCACTACGGGTATGCCGAGCGCGAGGCACGCCTCTTTTATGCCCTCTATGGCCTCTTTTATCTGCCACATGACCTCGGGCCTTTCCGGGTTCCCGAAGTTCAGGCAATCGGTTAGGGCCATGGGCCGCGCGCCGCTCGAGACGAGGTTCCGCGCGGCTTCGGCTACCGCGAGCCTCCCCCCTGCCCTCGGGTCGAGGTAGCAGTACCGGGAATTGCAGTCCGCGGTCAGGGCCAGCGCCTTGTCCGTCCCCTTTATCCTTACGACGGCCGAATCAGACCCGGGCAGGACGACCGTATCCGTCCTCACCATGTGGTCGAACTGGCGGTATATCCACTGCTTGCTCGCGATATTGAGGGATGAGAGAAGCTTTATGAGCGCCGCGTTATAATCGCCCGGCTCAGGGACCGACGACATATCGAGCGAATTGAGCCCGTCCTGCCAGGCCGGACGCTTCGAGGGCCTGTCGTATACGGGCGCGTCGTCGGTAAGGAACGGTACAGGTATCTCGGCGACCGTCTTCCCGCACTCCGTTATCCTTATTACGTTCCCATCGAATACCCTGCCTATGACCTCGCAATCGAGGTCCCATTTGCTGAATATTTCCTTTACCTTGTCCTCGACGCCCTTCCGGACGACCATGAGCATCCTCTCCTGCGACTCGGAGAGCATTATCTCGTAAGGGGTCATACCCTCTTCGCGCCTGGGGACCCTGTCCATGTCGAGCTCTATCCCGACCCCTCCCCTGGATGCCATCTCGACGCTCGACGAAGTGAGCCCCGCGGCTCCCATGTCCTGTATGCCTACGACGTAATCGGTCCTGAACAGTTCGAGGCAGGCCTCAAGGAGGAGCTTCTCGGCGAACGGGTCGCCGACCTGGACCGTGGGCCTCCTCTCCTCGCCGCCCTCGCCGAAGACGTCTGAGGCCATTGTAGCGCCGTGTATGCCGTCCCTGCCGGTCTTGCTGCCAACGTACATGACGGGGTTGCCTGCGCCCGAGGCCTTGCCCCTGAATATCCGGTCCTTTTTCACGACCCCGGCGGTCATGACGTTCACGAGGCAGTTGCCGTTGTACGAGGGGTTGAAGCTCACCTCTCCGCCGACTGTCGGGACCCCGATGCAGTTCCCGTACCCGGCTATGCCGGAGACTACCCCGTCGACGAGGAACCTCGTCCTCGGGTTGTCCGGTGCGCCGAAACGAAGGAGGTTCAAAGAGGCAACGGGCCTTGCGCCCATCGTGAATATGTCCCTCAATATGCCGCCGACGCCGGTAGCCGCGCCCTG encodes the following:
- the purL gene encoding phosphoribosylformylglycinamidine synthase subunit PurL; the encoded protein is MRITEETVKEHGLAPDEYQRIVASLGREPNLLELGIFSVMWSEHCSYKSSRRHLKGFSTKGEFVLQGPGENAGIVDIGDGLAVAFKMESHNHPSFIEPYQGAATGVGGILRDIFTMGARPVASLNLLRFGAPDNPRTRFLVDGVVSGIAGYGNCIGVPTVGGEVSFNPSYNGNCLVNVMTAGVVKKDRIFRGKASGAGNPVMYVGSKTGRDGIHGATMASDVFGEGGEERRPTVQVGDPFAEKLLLEACLELFRTDYVVGIQDMGAAGLTSSSVEMASRGGVGIELDMDRVPRREEGMTPYEIMLSESQERMLMVVRKGVEDKVKEIFSKWDLDCEVIGRVFDGNVIRITECGKTVAEIPVPFLTDDAPVYDRPSKRPAWQDGLNSLDMSSVPEPGDYNAALIKLLSSLNIASKQWIYRQFDHMVRTDTVVLPGSDSAVVRIKGTDKALALTADCNSRYCYLDPRAGGRLAVAEAARNLVSSGARPMALTDCLNFGNPERPEVMWQIKEAIEGIKEACLALGIPVVSGNVSLYNETSGVSVQPTPAIGMVGLIEKAACHTRQWFLSEGGLIGLLGNDGPGLGGSEYLYSVHGMEKGTPPALDLALEKSVHDACLKGIRAGIISSAHDVSDGGLAVALAEACLNPDGPVGAAVEMEAGGLRADDALFGEAQSRIVISLAEDDLDEMKAIAEKAGAPFRVIGRVGGTSLKIGRFIDIGLDRVRDAWSGAFEKYMGSR